The Pirellulales bacterium genome has a window encoding:
- a CDS encoding DUF1559 domain-containing protein, whose translation MTAASVTSTRNRSRRGFTLVELLVVIAIIGILIALLLPAVQAAREAARRSQCTNNLKQIGLGLHNFHDADKHFPPGVNGRDQKSTDPSKAGPSTYNGDATFGWGAFILPFVEEKSIYEALTSASATYTKSGTDGSTPDPKMLNYDWQNFDRSKNAGSPVDMYRRDSGASGVYASTVLDAPNVYQCPSDGGMGQTNQMMNNLYDSMDPAARPYGKDIAAKSNYVGVAGNRGAYAEDTLSGTGTAPFAYTWDTMLPPVSTDTMGVFYYNSKTKIKDITDGTSKTLMLGERDSSYFSNYTKPCGTRGRMASLWAGPTEERYVPQYLANVGDNTDNGGAYLINSVIPSTTAGSCGGASKQTEYAIGSLHIGGANVAFADASVHFISEAIDPATWKAMGGINDGRLQKDF comes from the coding sequence TCAGTCACGTCGACCAGGAACCGCTCGCGCCGGGGCTTCACGCTGGTCGAACTGCTCGTGGTGATTGCCATCATCGGCATTCTGATTGCGCTGTTATTGCCCGCCGTGCAAGCGGCGCGTGAAGCCGCCCGCCGCAGCCAATGCACTAATAATTTGAAGCAAATTGGCCTGGGCTTACATAACTTCCACGATGCGGACAAACATTTTCCACCAGGAGTCAATGGTAGAGATCAAAAGAGCACGGATCCAAGCAAGGCGGGCCCAAGCACTTATAACGGCGACGCAACGTTCGGTTGGGGAGCATTCATTTTGCCGTTTGTTGAGGAAAAATCCATTTACGAAGCCCTCACTTCTGCCAGCGCCACCTATACCAAGAGCGGCACGGACGGCAGCACTCCAGACCCAAAAATGTTGAACTATGATTGGCAGAACTTTGATCGATCGAAAAATGCTGGCTCGCCGGTCGATATGTATCGCCGAGATAGCGGCGCCTCCGGAGTTTACGCTAGCACGGTTTTAGATGCGCCGAATGTTTATCAATGCCCTAGCGACGGCGGCATGGGACAGACGAATCAAATGATGAACAATTTGTACGATAGCATGGACCCTGCGGCCAGGCCCTATGGAAAGGACATCGCCGCAAAATCGAATTACGTTGGCGTGGCCGGCAATCGCGGCGCCTATGCGGAAGATACGCTTAGTGGCACAGGAACCGCTCCGTTTGCCTACACCTGGGATACCATGCTGCCGCCCGTTTCAACCGACACCATGGGCGTTTTCTATTATAACAGCAAAACGAAAATCAAAGACATTACCGATGGCACCAGCAAAACGTTAATGCTGGGCGAGCGCGACAGCAGCTATTTCAGCAATTACACCAAGCCCTGCGGCACGCGCGGACGAATGGCTTCGCTCTGGGCCGGCCCGACTGAGGAACGCTACGTTCCTCAGTATCTGGCCAATGTGGGCGACAACACCGACAACGGCGGCGCCTATTTAATTAATTCGGTGATCCCCAGCACCACGGCGGGCAGTTGCGGCGGCGCTTCCAAGCAGACCGAATATGCCATCGGCAGCTTGCACATAGGTGGCGCCAACGTTGCCTTCGCCGACGCCTCAGTGCACTTTATTTCTGAAGCCATCGATCCTGCAACCTGGAAAGCCATGGGCGGAATCAACGACGGCCGCCTGCAAAAGGATTTTTAA